AGCGACGCCGGCCTCCGGGTCGAAGGTGACCCCCACCGGCACCAGGTGCGGGCTGCCGTCGGGGCGGCTCGTCGTCAGGAAGCAGACCCGCCGCTCCCGCCAGAACTCGTCGTTCTCCGAAGCGGTCGGAGCGTCGTCGACCTTGTCGTGCCGGCCGGCCAGGCGCATGTATTCACCCTGGAATCCGCTGCTGGTCGCAGTCTCCTGGAGCGCGCCGGTCGGCGCGAAGAGCAGCGCCAGGCGCTCCTTCTCGGCCGAACCATCTTCGGCGAGCGATGCCTCGATCCGCTCGACCTCGGCGATGAGGTCGGCCCCCGTGCCGAACGACGTCCACGTCGTGTCGAGCTCGGCCGAACGAAGCACGCCTAGCAGGTCTTTCACGATTGCCGCTCGACTATCACGCACGCTCGCCACCGTAGCCTGCCCCTCGCTGTCACGTTGCAACCGGCGAAGACATGGACAGGACGCTCACGTCGCCGAAATACGGAGGCGTATTCGCATACGGCGCGGTACCTTAAAGGCATG
The sequence above is drawn from the Nocardioides albertanoniae genome and encodes:
- a CDS encoding PPOX class F420-dependent oxidoreductase, with protein sequence MKDLLGVLRSAELDTTWTSFGTGADLIAEVERIEASLAEDGSAEKERLALLFAPTGALQETATSSGFQGEYMRLAGRHDKVDDAPTASENDEFWRERRVCFLTTSRPDGSPHLVPVGVTFDPEAGVARVICSGASKKARNVRAAGSDAQVAVSQVDGRRWCTLEGTAVVKEDQESVAEAERRYAERYKQPRPNPERVVIEITVTRVLGNTRPSGW